The Verrucomicrobiota bacterium genome includes the window TGCTGCCACGATGGCGTCCCCTCGGCGGGAATCGTCAACCGGGCTGCGCCGTTACCGTTGTGACCGACGGTGGGATCATGCGTGAATTGCGCCTTGCCTTGCGTCTGCCAACCGGCGAGGCCATCCCGGAAATCGCTTTCAAACTTCAGGTGGGAATCACGCGAAGTGCCGGGCGCAGACTCGGCAGCGCTAAGTGGCGCCAGCGGCGCCAGCAACAGGGCGGCAACCGCAAAACAAATCGAGCGTAGGTGCATAGATGCGTGCGCAAACACTGGTTGAACTCACAGCAAAAGGCAAGTCCGCAAGTCTTTGCCATGCAGTATTGTTCACACGTGAACTCTGGTTGGACCGGTTTGGTTTATCCCTTTGACGCATGGCACAACCAGCCTGGCAACGTCAACTCTGGGTTCGATCTCGAATTGCGTCGAGCACCCGTATGAACGCTCCGCAGACCGCCCCCGCAAAAGATAGCGCCACGCAAAGCAGCAACAGATCCTGCTTCAACATAATGCAGCCAAAGAGGGCACTCATACCAAGCATGACCATTATGTGAATGAACCACAGACTACCCAGGACGTTGCGGAAGATTTTCTTCATAAGGTTGTCGTACTAACTATGCAGCGGGACGCTTTGGTTGAATAGCATCATCAGAACCAAGCCGAACCGCAAAACTACAGATACTTGGTCTTTTGCACCGTCCGCCAAAGGCTACATCCCGTGGAATGAAACGCATAGGGTGACCCTACGCACCCAAGGTATTCCGGGCAAGTACGGAAAATCCCATCCCAAAGCCCCGTAGAGGCGACATGACCGACCCGGGCAAAGCAACTCATCTTAAAACATATCTCCCCGGTCCCGTCCCCGGAGAACGGAATCAAAGAGTTGGGGGTCACCCGACGCTCCGCCTACGATGCAAGATCATCGAAAGCAATCGAACGGCAGCATTCCGAGGGTTGACATATATACGCCAATGGCGTACATTATTCAGGAATGGAATTCATTGAGACGCCGACGTTCACCAGGCTTGGCCATGTATGAAAAAAGAATTATTTAAGCAACTGACGGAGAGCCTGCAGGAAGCAGGTCAGATCAAGCGGGGCGCGTTGAAGCCCGCGCGCGTGTTCCATGTGGACCCCAAGAACGACCTGGTAAAGGTTCGCAGCAAGCTGGGATTGTCACAAGCGAAGTTTGCCGGTCTGTTGGGAATCAGCGCGGACACACTTCAAAACTGGGAGCAGGGACGGCGTGAGCCGACCGGGCCAGCAAAGATATTGCTCAAAATTGCGCTGAAGCATCCGAACCTCCTCATGGAGGTTGCATGACGGAGGTTTTTCATTCGTGTGAATTGGCGTCATTCGCGGGCAAATTTCGTCCTCATTTTCTGCAAAGAGTACCCACTCTATTGCGAATGTTTGTCCATTGCGCTTTGGCATGTTTTTTGGTTTCCTAATTGGCCATGCGATTACCCATTGATGTGAAAACCTTAGCGCCGCAGTGCCTAACCCTGCTGCTCATGCTGACCGCGTTGTTCGCGGGCTGCACGACGACGCCTCACCGCGGTGTGACGATCTCCGATTTCACGTATCCGTGGTCAGACAAGCCGGCACCGAAAACCGAGTGCCGCCTGCATACCGATGCGGAGCGGCTACATTTCACCTTCACGGTTGAAGACCGCGACATCATCGTGAGCCGGCGCTGGACCAACGAAACCACGGTCGCCAGCGAGGACCGGGTGGAACTCTTTTTCGCGACGGATGAGGAGCTGCGCCATTATTGGTGCATTGAGATTGACCCGCTCGGCCGGGTGCACGACTACGCGGCCAGCCATTACCGGAAGTTTGACAACGACTGGAATTGCCCGGGGTTGAAGAGTTCCGCGCACCGCACGCCCGACGGCTATTCCGTCACCGGCTCCATCCCGCTGGCGACGCTTTCGCAGTTGCTCGGCCGTCCGATCGCGCGCGGCAGCGAAATACGCCTGGGCCTATTCCGCGCCGACTTTTACGGCACCGGCGCCAGCGCCCAAGGCCTGGTGAACGACGACTGGCTGAGCTGGGTGCGCCCCACATCGTCCAAGCCTGACTTTCACGTGCCCAGCGCGTTCCGGATGTTTGCGCTGCCATGACCAGACTGCCTGGCTAGCCCAAGCAAGCGCCCTGTTTCACCAGCAGGCTGTGAAGTTGGGCCACATCCACATCGCGCGGACGACACTTGCTCTGGATGGACAGCCCCGCCGCGGCCCCCGCCGCATGGCCGGTCAGCAGACAAGTGGCAATGAGACGCATATCCTCGACCATGGGCGTATCCACATCCAAACAACGTCCGGCAGCGATGAGGTTGTTTTAACGCCCGCCTCCTCCACCATCTCGTCCATCATGATTTTAGTGATCTCAGTTATCCAATTATGAGGCGGGCTGCAATGAGTGATTTCCTCATTCGTATTTCATGGTTGTTCCGGTTGCTTTCATGCTGCCGTCATTGCCAACGTTTGGTCCTTTTGCCGTGGACGGCCAAATCACTGAGAAACAGTTCCATTTTCGCCGCGCCCCCGCCCAGGTCCGCCCGTGACTGCGGTGGGTGACCGGAATATTCGCTGATCGCCGTGTGCTTACGCTGAAAATGGGTCTCCTTTGGGCTGCGGTGAATGTTGCTGTTCACCTCGCCCCAGAACGCTCCGACTACCCGGGGCTTGTCGAGATCCTGCACGACCACAATCTTCGGGCCGGAGACGCTGGCCACGTAGCGGCGGTACTCGCTCCACGCCCTGGGATTATTCCTTGGGTGGGCGGGGTTGCTTGGCTCGAACACCACCGTGATCGCGCGGCCGACCATCGGCCCCATCTGCGGCATGAAATCGCGGGTCTCCTCGACGTTGAAGCTTGTCACCGCAATGTCATGGCGCGTGATCTGCTCCCAGCCATTATAGATGGTGGGCGTGTTCCAGCGTTTCAGTTGGAGCATGTCTGCGTGGGTCATAATTTTTGTCCGTCGTTTACCAGGCGTGCTTTCAGCCGGGCGTAATCCACTTCCTGTACCGCCACGCCCGCATCCATTGCCAGGCACGCCGCCGTCGCTGCGCTTTGGCTGGTGACCATGAACACAGGTTCCATGCGGATACTGGCGAAGGCGCTGTGGCTGGCGCTGAGCGCAAAGGTGACAAAGAGATTCTCGCACTCGCTGCGCTTCGGCACAATGGCGTCGTAGCCGATCTGATACGGGCCGAAGCCACCACGGCCGGTCCCAATCTTGCCTTCGCGAGTCACGACGCCGTCCTTCACGATGCGGCGGATCTCGTGGCAGTCCGTGCCATAACTGCCGAGGCCGACGGACTTCGGGGCGATCTGCCGGCCAAAGGTGTGATGCTCGGTCATGACGAAGTCGCCCACCATGCGCCGGGCTTCGCGGATGTAGAGTTGGTGCGGCCAGCCACCGGTTTCGGGGAACTCATCCTTGGGCAGCCCGAAACGCTGCATGTCCTGGCGCACCTTCTCCGGCACGCGCGGGTCGGTGGCGAGGAAATGCAGGAGGCCGCGGTGGTAACCCTGCTGTTCCTGCGCGAGTTTTTCCCGCTCGGCATAGCTGGCCTCCGGCCAGGCATGGCTCGCGCCGGGCAGATTGCCGCCGAAGGTCGCCGTGTTGAAATCCCATTTCTGATTTGGCAGCTCGTCATGCTTGGAAAACCAGCGCAGGTCCATGGCGTCGCCGTTCGCCTGGCACGCCTCGATGAAACGCACGACGATCTCGTAGCGCTTTGCCTCATAGTTCGGCGGCGGGGTGATGGGCAGGCGATCCGCCGCCGTGCTCAGGCAGAGACGATAACAATAGGCCTGCACGCCGGGCGCAGGTGCGCCGGGCTTGCCGGGTTCACCTGCCTGGACCAAAGGGAGCACGCCGCTCTTGGGATCGCCCTTCACCACATATGGGTCGAGCGGGAAGTCGCGGTCCCACGCACCCTGCCCGCCTTTCACCCGCCCATTCGGGCCCGGCTGCAAATGGCCGGTGCGCGGCTTGTATTGCGGGTCGTAGTAGATGCCATTATAAACCTCGCGATACGTCGCATTGCCCTCGCGCAGGAGCGTGTAGCTCACGCCGGCCTTCGCCATCAGATCCCCCTCATACGTCGCATCCAAAAACATCTTCGCGCGAAACACCGTGCCATCCTCGGTGACGAACTCCGTGATGCGCGCCCTGCTCTTCCTGACGGAAGCGAGCCGTGCCTTGAAGTGAACCTTCGCGCCCGCCTCCCGTGCCATGGCATCAAACACCTGCTCCGCCTGATGCGGCTCAATGGCATACGCGCCGCCCGTGCCGTGGCCGCTGCCGCCTTTGGCTGCATGGGGCTGCTCCCACTGCAGCGTCTTGCCATAGGCCGCGACGAGCCGTGTGAAATACTCCCGTGCGATGCCGCCGACACTGCGCGGATCCCCGATGTCCACCGCGCTGAGTCCGCCGCTCGTCATCCCGCCCAGATGTTTGCCCGGCTCCGCAATCACCACCGTCTTCCCCATGCGCGCCGCCTGCACCGCCGCCGCGACCCCGCCGCTGGTGCCGCCATAGACGCAGAAATCGGCTTCGATGATGCGTAGCGGCTGCGCCTTGAGCGCCAGCAGCGGTGCCAGTAGGATGGTGGCGATGAATACTAAAACTCTGCGGGAAAGGAACATGGCAGAAATGTTTGCTGGCATACAATTGCTAATTCAACCATGCAAAAGCATGAACGGGGCCAAACAAGCAAAGTCTTACCCATTCGTTAGCCCAGGTAAGCGCCTTGTTTCACCAGCAGACTGCGAAGTTGGGCCACGTCAACCTCGCGCGGACGACACTTGCTCTGGGTGGACAGCCCCGCCGCAGCCCCCGCCGCATGGCCGGTCAGCAGACACGTGGCGATGAGACGCATATCCTCGACCATCGGCGTATCCACATCCAAACAACGTCCGGCAGCGATAAGGTTGTCCACCTTCCTGGGCACCAGCGCGCCGTACGGAATGGCAAAACCAGGCTTGCTCTGACTGGCACCGTA containing:
- the nadS gene encoding NadS family protein; amino-acid sequence: MKKELFKQLTESLQEAGQIKRGALKPARVFHVDPKNDLVKVRSKLGLSQAKFAGLLGISADTLQNWEQGRREPTGPAKILLKIALKHPNLLMEVA
- a CDS encoding carbohydrate-binding family 9-like protein, which encodes MRLPIDVKTLAPQCLTLLLMLTALFAGCTTTPHRGVTISDFTYPWSDKPAPKTECRLHTDAERLHFTFTVEDRDIIVSRRWTNETTVASEDRVELFFATDEELRHYWCIEIDPLGRVHDYAASHYRKFDNDWNCPGLKSSAHRTPDGYSVTGSIPLATLSQLLGRPIARGSEIRLGLFRADFYGTGASAQGLVNDDWLSWVRPTSSKPDFHVPSAFRMFALP
- a CDS encoding FAD-dependent oxidoreductase, translating into MAAGRCLDVDTPMVEDMRLIATCLLTGHAAGAAAGLSIQSKCRPRDVDVAQLHSLLVKQGACLG
- a CDS encoding FAD-dependent oxidoreductase; amino-acid sequence: MPANISAMFLSRRVLVFIATILLAPLLALKAQPLRIIEADFCVYGGTSGGVAAAVQAARMGKTVVIAEPGKHLGGMTSGGLSAVDIGDPRSVGGIAREYFTRLVAAYGKTLQWEQPHAAKGGSGHGTGGAYAIEPHQAEQVFDAMAREAGAKVHFKARLASVRKSRARITEFVTEDGTVFRAKMFLDATYEGDLMAKAGVSYTLLREGNATYREVYNGIYYDPQYKPRTGHLQPGPNGRVKGGQGAWDRDFPLDPYVVKGDPKSGVLPLVQAGEPGKPGAPAPGVQAYCYRLCLSTAADRLPITPPPNYEAKRYEIVVRFIEACQANGDAMDLRWFSKHDELPNQKWDFNTATFGGNLPGASHAWPEASYAEREKLAQEQQGYHRGLLHFLATDPRVPEKVRQDMQRFGLPKDEFPETGGWPHQLYIREARRMVGDFVMTEHHTFGRQIAPKSVGLGSYGTDCHEIRRIVKDGVVTREGKIGTGRGGFGPYQIGYDAIVPKRSECENLFVTFALSASHSAFASIRMEPVFMVTSQSAATAACLAMDAGVAVQEVDYARLKARLVNDGQKL